From Ktedonobacterales bacterium, one genomic window encodes:
- a CDS encoding C39 family peptidase, giving the protein MSRKVVMCLSLLISAGVLVSLLLSMGGSAALYGVSWATSQAPGMNTPAPTPRPIAGQVQALYQGDPGIGWDTRQQYTLWWPSACSPAALTMALRAWGAPVRIGQVLDRLIAKKAITPQHGLLHVEALESVAKSYGFAATTFWSWKLKDLRHVTDQGVPVLIDVVDAKRQTPYPDFVVGHWLVVVKVTADRVEVRDSSGYHLRTLGLGVFHTLFTGIGVVIWQGASISLP; this is encoded by the coding sequence ATGTCCAGAAAAGTGGTCATGTGCCTGTCGCTGCTCATATCAGCGGGCGTTTTGGTCAGTCTGCTGCTGAGCATGGGTGGTTCTGCCGCGCTCTACGGGGTGAGTTGGGCGACATCGCAGGCTCCGGGGATGAATACTCCTGCGCCTACTCCGCGCCCCATTGCGGGCCAGGTACAGGCGCTGTACCAGGGCGATCCTGGCATCGGGTGGGATACCCGCCAGCAGTATACCCTCTGGTGGCCCAGCGCCTGCTCGCCAGCGGCGCTGACAATGGCCTTGCGCGCCTGGGGAGCACCGGTGCGCATTGGGCAGGTGCTTGATCGCCTGATTGCGAAAAAGGCCATTACCCCTCAGCATGGGCTGCTGCATGTCGAGGCGCTGGAGTCGGTGGCAAAGAGCTATGGGTTTGCGGCCACGACCTTCTGGAGTTGGAAGCTCAAGGATCTGCGGCACGTGACGGACCAGGGCGTTCCGGTGCTGATTGATGTGGTGGATGCCAAACGCCAGACGCCGTACCCCGATTTCGTAGTCGGCCATTGGCTGGTGGTGGTCAAGGTGACGGCAGATCGGGTGGAGGTGCGCGATTCGAGCGGCTATCACCTGCGCACGCTCGGCCTGGGGGTGTTTCACACGCTCTTCACTGGCATTGGCGTGGTGATCTGGCAGGGAGCCTCCATCTCGCTGCCCTGA
- a CDS encoding nitroreductase family protein, translating to MEVFEAVRTVLAVRQFQEKLVPEPVIRQIVEAAHLTASSRNGQPWHFVVVENKDTLRQLGALAPTGRYLAQASLAIVVGMEASIFAVSDASRAIQSMMLTAWAQGVGSNWVGFQNLKQVNSVLGIPEEIEILAILAFGYPVAALGKGKKNRKPLGEIAHRERWGQPFTQALPE from the coding sequence ATGGAGGTCTTTGAAGCGGTTCGCACAGTCCTGGCAGTACGCCAATTTCAAGAAAAACTTGTCCCCGAACCCGTCATCCGGCAAATCGTCGAAGCGGCCCACCTGACCGCGAGCAGCAGGAACGGCCAACCCTGGCATTTCGTCGTCGTAGAGAACAAGGACACGCTGCGCCAACTCGGCGCGCTCGCGCCCACCGGGCGGTATCTCGCGCAAGCCTCGCTGGCGATTGTGGTGGGTATGGAAGCGAGCATCTTTGCGGTGTCTGATGCGAGTCGGGCCATTCAATCTATGATGCTGACCGCCTGGGCACAGGGCGTCGGCTCCAACTGGGTCGGTTTCCAGAATCTCAAGCAGGTCAATTCTGTGCTGGGCATTCCTGAGGAGATTGAGATTCTGGCGATTCTGGCCTTTGGCTATCCGGTGGCCGCGCTCGGCAAAGGGAAGAAGAATCGCAAACCACTGGGCGAGATTGCGCACCGGGAGCGGTGGGGCCAACCGTTCACCCAGGCTCTTCCTGAGTAA
- a CDS encoding glycoside hydrolase family 172 protein, translating into MATEGTGAWHARELGQGWKISPSVIIPPQNVFLLAAIQEPGVIQHLWMTTAPKHWRHLILRAYWDGEDTPSVECPYGDFFASGWCEPCQISSLPVAVNPMGGMNAYWPMPFRQGARLTLENRSAEEVTLFYQVDYALTDVPLDSAYFHAHWRRSNPLAYKQVHTLLDQVRGPGHYVGTYLAWQSNSPGWWGEGEIKFYLDEDEEFPTICGTGTEDYFGGAWCFEAPQGRYGAYTTPFLGLPQVIPPEAFFQSGQRFGLYRWHILDPIRFEDKLRVTIQALGWREEGHYLPLQDDIASTAFWYQREPHTPFPPPASLDISLS; encoded by the coding sequence ATGGCGACGGAAGGAACCGGCGCCTGGCATGCCCGTGAACTGGGGCAGGGGTGGAAAATCTCCCCATCAGTAATAATACCTCCGCAGAATGTCTTTCTGCTAGCCGCCATCCAAGAGCCTGGCGTTATCCAGCATCTCTGGATGACAACGGCTCCCAAACACTGGCGGCACCTGATCTTGCGGGCCTACTGGGATGGAGAGGACACACCATCAGTTGAATGCCCCTATGGTGACTTTTTCGCCAGCGGCTGGTGTGAACCCTGCCAGATCAGTTCGCTGCCTGTTGCCGTCAATCCGATGGGAGGGATGAATGCGTACTGGCCGATGCCTTTTCGGCAGGGCGCGCGCCTGACCCTGGAGAATCGGAGTGCGGAGGAGGTGACGCTGTTCTACCAGGTGGATTATGCGCTGACCGATGTGCCGCTGGATAGCGCCTATTTTCACGCCCACTGGAGACGGAGCAACCCGCTCGCGTATAAGCAGGTCCATACGCTGCTGGATCAGGTTCGTGGCCCAGGACACTATGTTGGGACGTACCTCGCCTGGCAGTCCAACAGCCCAGGCTGGTGGGGTGAAGGGGAGATCAAATTTTATCTGGATGAGGATGAGGAGTTCCCTACCATCTGTGGGACAGGAACCGAGGATTATTTTGGAGGCGCCTGGTGTTTTGAGGCCCCGCAGGGGCGTTATGGCGCCTATACCACGCCATTTCTGGGCTTGCCCCAGGTCATACCACCCGAAGCGTTCTTCCAAAGTGGACAACGCTTTGGCCTGTATCGCTGGCATATTCTCGATCCCATCCGGTTCGAGGACAAACTGCGGGTGACGATTCAAGCTCTGGGCTGGCGTGAAGAGGGGCACTACCTTCCTCTCCAGGACGATATCGCTTCCACAGCCTTTTGGTATCAGCGCGAGCCACATACACCCTTTCCACCCCCAGCATCGCTTGACATCAGCTTGTCTTAA
- a CDS encoding aminoglycoside adenylyltransferase domain-containing protein, with amino-acid sequence MESIPTPYPDLNVVLQNLVESVQLALGQKFMGAYLQGSFAVGDFDEHSDVDFIIVITDDLADSEVSALQLMHARLYGLESAWAQHLEGSYFPQRILRRPPQSNGLLWYLDHGSRSLIQSDHCNTLLVRWVVREQGIPLAGPAPVTLIDPLSVTALRQEMLATIQDWGQDILAHPDHYQNRFYQTYIVLQYCRMLHDLHNGFPGSKRAGAAWAKTTLDTSWKGLIDRTWAGRPNPALSVRQPADQADFQATLEFVRYIINQSRSYATANHLE; translated from the coding sequence ATGGAAAGCATTCCCACACCCTACCCCGATCTCAATGTGGTGCTCCAGAACCTGGTAGAAAGCGTCCAGCTAGCTCTTGGTCAGAAGTTCATGGGCGCTTACCTCCAGGGGTCATTCGCCGTTGGCGATTTCGATGAGCATAGCGATGTGGATTTCATCATCGTCATCACCGATGACCTCGCTGACTCTGAGGTATCAGCCCTCCAGCTTATGCACGCACGTTTGTATGGGCTGGAGAGCGCGTGGGCGCAGCATTTAGAGGGTTCTTACTTTCCCCAGCGTATCTTGCGGCGCCCTCCTCAGAGCAACGGTCTGCTCTGGTATCTCGATCATGGGAGCCGCTCACTCATTCAATCCGATCATTGTAATACCCTCCTGGTCAGGTGGGTTGTGCGCGAACAGGGGATACCTCTGGCTGGGCCTGCTCCTGTGACCCTGATCGATCCCTTATCGGTGACTGCATTACGCCAAGAAATGCTGGCAACCATTCAGGACTGGGGGCAGGACATCCTGGCCCATCCTGATCACTACCAGAACCGCTTTTATCAAACCTACATCGTCTTGCAGTATTGCCGCATGCTCCACGATCTGCACAACGGATTCCCTGGCTCCAAGAGAGCGGGCGCAGCTTGGGCCAAAACCACCCTGGATACTTCCTGGAAAGGGCTGATTGATCGCACGTGGGCTGGCCGACCCAATCCGGCCCTTTCTGTGCGCCAGCCTGCCGACCAGGCAGATTTCCAAGCAACGTTGGAGTTTGTCCGCTACATCATCAACCAGAGCAGGAGCTATGCAACAGCCAACCATCTTGAATAA
- the lysA gene encoding diaminopimelate decarboxylase yields the protein MIHTHLWPDTIAVDEVGRLSVAGVPLASLAREYGTPLYLFDEATIRSQCRAFRRAFASRWTQSAIAYASKAYLSPALCQILLQEGLELDVVSAGEWGLALAAGYPVARMHLHGNFKPEAELKAALEVGLGRIVVDSLEEMEQIESWAARRQQRVSLWLRLCPDVPVQTHRHLQTGHAASKFGLPLANGSAAKVVARASVSPWLDLVGLHAHVGSHLSDLEPLAQALWALGDFAAAMGESYGITVREISPGGGLGVASLPEEQSPDIEIYAETLTTTLRQVVEQRGLSPPRLVVEPGRAIVARAGIALYTVGPRKVLADGSVVLAVDGGMGDNVRPALYGAAYHAVLAERVTVPATEQVRVVGRYCESGDTLIEQVALPPAEAGEVLAIPVSGAYHLPLASNYNMVPRPAVVFLREGSARLVRRRETLEDMLRLDLLAT from the coding sequence ATGATCCATACTCATCTCTGGCCGGATACCATTGCTGTGGATGAGGTCGGGCGCCTGTCTGTGGCTGGCGTGCCTCTGGCGAGCCTGGCGCGTGAGTATGGAACGCCGCTCTACCTCTTTGACGAGGCAACCATTCGGAGCCAGTGTCGGGCCTTTCGTCGAGCTTTTGCCTCGCGCTGGACGCAGAGCGCCATTGCCTATGCAAGCAAGGCGTATCTCTCCCCGGCGCTTTGCCAGATACTGCTTCAGGAAGGGCTGGAACTCGATGTAGTCTCGGCGGGCGAATGGGGCCTGGCTTTGGCGGCAGGCTATCCCGTCGCCCGGATGCACCTGCATGGCAATTTCAAACCAGAAGCGGAGTTGAAGGCGGCGCTGGAGGTTGGCCTGGGGCGCATCGTGGTTGATAGTCTGGAGGAAATGGAGCAGATCGAGTCATGGGCAGCCCGGCGTCAACAGCGCGTCTCTCTCTGGCTTCGCCTCTGCCCGGATGTCCCCGTCCAGACACATCGTCATCTGCAAACAGGACACGCCGCCTCCAAGTTCGGACTTCCCCTCGCCAATGGCAGCGCAGCCAAGGTTGTCGCCCGCGCCAGCGTCTCGCCCTGGCTTGATCTGGTCGGATTGCACGCGCATGTTGGCTCCCACCTCAGCGACCTGGAGCCGCTGGCGCAGGCGCTGTGGGCGCTAGGCGATTTCGCGGCTGCGATGGGCGAGAGCTACGGGATCACTGTCCGTGAGATAAGTCCAGGAGGTGGGCTGGGGGTGGCTTCGCTGCCAGAGGAGCAGTCGCCCGACATCGAGATATACGCCGAAACCTTGACGACCACTCTGCGACAGGTGGTGGAGCAGCGCGGTCTGTCTCCACCGAGGTTGGTGGTGGAACCAGGGCGGGCGATTGTCGCGCGGGCGGGCATCGCGCTTTATACGGTTGGGCCACGGAAAGTACTGGCTGATGGGAGCGTTGTGCTGGCGGTGGACGGCGGGATGGGGGACAATGTGCGGCCAGCCTTGTATGGAGCAGCCTATCACGCGGTACTGGCCGAGCGGGTAACGGTCCCCGCCACCGAGCAGGTGCGGGTGGTTGGACGCTATTGCGAATCGGGCGACACCTTAATCGAGCAAGTGGCGCTGCCGCCAGCGGAGGCGGGGGAGGTGTTGGCGATCCCGGTGAGCGGAGCGTATCACCTGCCGCTGGCGAGCAACTATAATATGGTCCCACGACCAGCGGTGGTTTTCTTGCGCGAGGGGTCTGCCCGACTGGTCCGTCGCCGTGAAACGCTGGAGGATATGCTGCGCCTCGACCTGCTCGCCACCTGA
- a CDS encoding alpha/beta hydrolase, with product MQRSTPGEIYALPDGRALGFAQFGSPDGKPLLFFHGLGASRLTRHPDDSIAAGLGVRLITIDRPGIGLSDPKPGRTLLDWPDDVVALADALGIGQFAVLGWSGGGAHALACAYKIPERLSAIGVVSGGAPLAGIHPADYLTPQWWGAARIVQVAPWAARLFAWQQGRQARHNLYQTLEAIIARYSKTDRALLDNQRMRAMMLETTLELFRQGSRGLYDDMLVLARPWRFRLEGILKEVFLWHGEADTLLAPAFGRHLAQTIPNCRATFYHGEGHCLLLAHWRDLLMALTMPETTHTKK from the coding sequence ATGCAAAGATCAACACCTGGAGAAATATACGCCCTCCCCGATGGGAGGGCGCTTGGGTTCGCTCAATTTGGCTCGCCCGATGGAAAGCCCCTTCTTTTCTTTCACGGCCTGGGAGCTTCGCGGCTTACCCGCCACCCTGATGATTCTATCGCGGCGGGGCTGGGAGTTCGCCTGATAACGATTGATCGACCCGGCATTGGCCTTTCCGACCCCAAACCTGGCCGGACTCTGCTCGATTGGCCCGACGATGTCGTGGCGCTGGCAGACGCCCTGGGAATCGGCCAGTTCGCAGTTCTTGGATGGTCAGGCGGCGGGGCGCATGCTCTGGCCTGTGCTTACAAAATCCCCGAACGCCTCTCAGCAATAGGCGTGGTCAGCGGCGGCGCGCCCCTGGCTGGCATTCACCCGGCAGATTACCTGACGCCCCAATGGTGGGGGGCAGCGCGTATCGTCCAGGTTGCTCCCTGGGCCGCGCGCCTATTTGCCTGGCAGCAGGGCCGACAGGCACGCCACAACCTATACCAGACATTGGAGGCGATCATCGCGCGGTATTCAAAGACAGATCGGGCGCTTCTGGACAACCAGCGCATGCGCGCCATGATGCTGGAAACGACACTAGAACTCTTCCGGCAGGGCAGCCGTGGACTCTATGATGATATGCTGGTGCTGGCGCGTCCCTGGAGATTTCGTCTCGAAGGGATTCTCAAAGAAGTCTTCCTCTGGCATGGTGAAGCGGATACACTTCTGGCGCCTGCCTTTGGCCGCCATCTAGCCCAGACGATCCCCAACTGCCGCGCTACTTTTTATCATGGAGAAGGTCATTGCCTCCTGCTTGCCCACTGGCGAGACCTCCTCATGGCCCTGACTATGCCAGAAACGACTCATACGAAGAAATAA
- a CDS encoding nitroreductase family protein: MPLLGLTADEVLTTTRSVRKRLDFSRPVEPEVIRECLEIALQAPTGGNRQQWHFVVVIDPAQRQALGDIYRRGYGVYRSSVAPRVVDETPRGQTLQRVISSSDYLAAHMHEAPVLLIPCIKGRLEGKSSVEQAGVWGSILPAAWSFMLAARARGLGSVWTTIHLFFEQDAAQLLGIPYEKITQAAMIPVAYTKGVDFSPAQREPLDTVAHWDHW, encoded by the coding sequence ATGCCCCTACTTGGCCTGACCGCTGACGAGGTGCTGACGACCACCCGCTCAGTGCGCAAACGTCTCGATTTCTCCCGCCCTGTCGAACCCGAAGTCATTCGAGAATGCCTGGAGATTGCCTTGCAGGCGCCCACCGGCGGCAACCGCCAACAATGGCATTTTGTTGTGGTGATCGATCCGGCACAGCGCCAGGCGCTCGGCGACATCTATCGGCGCGGCTATGGGGTCTATCGCTCCAGTGTTGCCCCACGAGTCGTAGATGAAACGCCGCGCGGACAGACCTTGCAGCGGGTTATCAGTTCTTCGGATTATCTGGCAGCCCATATGCACGAAGCGCCTGTTCTGCTGATCCCCTGTATCAAGGGTCGCCTGGAGGGGAAATCCAGTGTCGAACAGGCTGGAGTATGGGGGTCTATCTTGCCTGCCGCCTGGAGTTTCATGCTTGCCGCCCGCGCTCGCGGGTTGGGGAGCGTCTGGACGACCATCCACCTCTTCTTTGAGCAAGATGCGGCGCAGCTTCTCGGCATTCCCTACGAGAAAATCACCCAGGCGGCGATGATTCCTGTGGCTTATACCAAAGGTGTGGACTTTTCTCCGGCACAGCGCGAGCCATTGGATACTGTGGCGCATTGGGATCACTGGTAA
- a CDS encoding alcohol dehydrogenase catalytic domain-containing protein, whose amino-acid sequence MRVLYLSKGKIRFIQDYPRPDPLPDEALIRVLRAGICNTDLELQQGYKGFEGVPGHEFVGQVEVCDTHPELIGRRVVGEINISCGSCPRCREGLRTHCQNRRVLGILNKDGAFAEYLTLPVENLHLVPDAVSDAEAAFVEPLAACFEILEQVQARPTRAVLVLGDGKLGLLAAQALRLTGAQVTIQGRHAEKLAIASRLGIATSRADDAPRSAAAYDLVIECTGSASGLETARELVKPRGTIVLKSTVASRTTLDLAPFVVDEITLVGSRCGPFEPALRALEQKRISVAPLLSITYPLDRGVEAFARAAEHGMLKVQLEMAQNESTAR is encoded by the coding sequence ATGAGAGTGCTTTATCTCTCCAAGGGCAAGATTCGCTTTATTCAGGACTACCCTCGTCCCGATCCCTTACCGGATGAAGCGCTTATCCGTGTCCTGCGCGCTGGGATTTGCAACACTGATCTGGAGCTTCAGCAGGGCTACAAAGGCTTCGAGGGCGTTCCCGGCCACGAGTTTGTCGGCCAGGTCGAGGTTTGTGATACTCATCCAGAATTGATTGGGCGCAGGGTGGTCGGTGAGATTAACATAAGCTGCGGCTCTTGCCCGCGCTGCCGCGAGGGTCTGCGAACGCACTGCCAGAATCGGCGAGTCTTGGGCATTCTCAACAAGGATGGGGCTTTTGCCGAGTACCTGACGCTTCCGGTTGAGAACCTGCATCTAGTTCCAGATGCCGTAAGTGACGCTGAAGCGGCCTTCGTTGAGCCGCTGGCGGCCTGTTTTGAGATACTGGAGCAGGTCCAGGCGCGGCCAACCAGGGCGGTATTAGTGCTGGGAGACGGCAAACTGGGTCTGCTGGCGGCCCAGGCGCTGCGGCTGACGGGAGCGCAGGTGACGATACAGGGGAGGCACGCAGAAAAATTAGCCATTGCCAGCAGGCTGGGAATAGCAACTAGCAGAGCCGATGACGCGCCTCGTTCAGCAGCGGCCTATGATCTGGTCATTGAATGCACTGGAAGCGCGTCTGGTCTGGAAACCGCCAGAGAACTGGTGAAGCCGCGTGGAACTATCGTGCTGAAGAGTACGGTGGCAAGCCGGACGACCCTCGATCTGGCCCCATTTGTTGTTGATGAGATCACTCTTGTCGGCTCGCGCTGCGGGCCGTTCGAGCCTGCCCTGCGCGCCCTTGAACAAAAACGTATCAGCGTAGCCCCGCTGTTGAGCATTACCTATCCGCTGGATCGAGGAGTGGAAGCATTTGCACGAGCCGCAGAGCATGGTATGCTTAAGGTGCAATTGGAGATGGCTCAGAACGAGTCCACTGCCCGCTAA
- a CDS encoding aminotransferase class I/II-fold pyridoxal phosphate-dependent enzyme, whose protein sequence is MDYVIKRELLAERVRLVKPSGIRKFFDIVAGMPDVISLGVGEPDFVTPEHIRRAGIAAIEQGDTHYTSNYGTPQLRRAIAQHLQQRYKLDYDPQHELFVTVGVSEGVDTALRALIDPGAEVVTPDPGYVAYEAGILFAGGVPVPVPTHAKDNFEVKAAAIEAAITPRTRLILFGNPNNPTGGVIERHELEAIAEVARRHDLIVLVDEVYSRLTYDFEHICLATLPGMRERTVLLDGFSKAYAMTGWRIGYVAAPQPILEAMLKIHQYAIMCAASMSQAAALEALLHGEEDVQQMVASYAQRRRVMVDGLNRIGLACGDPRGAFYAFPSIVSTGMTSEEFSERLLFEEKVAVVPGSAFGAAGEGFVRCAYCTAQEKIEEALIRIERFVKRHV, encoded by the coding sequence ATGGACTACGTTATCAAGCGAGAACTTCTGGCCGAGCGCGTGCGCCTCGTCAAGCCCTCCGGTATCCGCAAGTTCTTTGATATTGTGGCCGGGATGCCTGATGTCATCTCGCTGGGCGTGGGTGAGCCGGACTTTGTGACTCCTGAACATATCCGCCGCGCTGGCATTGCCGCCATAGAGCAGGGCGACACGCACTATACCTCAAATTATGGCACACCCCAACTCCGTCGGGCCATTGCCCAGCATCTTCAACAGCGTTATAAGCTGGACTACGATCCTCAGCACGAGCTTTTTGTGACCGTTGGCGTGAGCGAAGGCGTTGACACCGCGCTGCGCGCCCTCATTGACCCCGGCGCTGAGGTCGTCACGCCGGACCCTGGCTATGTCGCTTACGAGGCCGGTATTCTTTTTGCCGGTGGTGTCCCGGTGCCAGTGCCGACGCATGCGAAAGATAACTTTGAAGTAAAAGCAGCGGCCATCGAGGCAGCGATTACGCCACGTACCAGGCTGATCCTCTTTGGCAACCCGAATAACCCGACTGGCGGTGTCATCGAGCGCCATGAATTGGAAGCTATTGCCGAGGTAGCTCGTCGGCATGATCTGATCGTTCTGGTAGATGAGGTCTATAGCCGATTGACCTATGACTTTGAGCATATCTGCCTTGCCACGCTGCCGGGGATGCGCGAGCGCACCGTGTTGCTCGACGGCTTCTCGAAAGCCTACGCGATGACAGGCTGGCGCATCGGCTACGTGGCCGCTCCCCAGCCGATTCTGGAGGCTATGCTCAAAATCCATCAGTATGCCATCATGTGCGCTGCCTCGATGAGCCAGGCCGCCGCGCTGGAGGCGCTGCTGCATGGTGAAGAAGATGTGCAGCAGATGGTCGCCAGCTACGCTCAGCGCCGCCGCGTAATGGTGGATGGCCTGAACCGCATCGGACTGGCCTGCGGCGACCCGAGAGGCGCGTTTTATGCGTTTCCCTCCATCGTATCTACTGGTATGACTTCAGAGGAGTTCTCCGAGCGCCTCTTGTTTGAGGAAAAGGTGGCTGTCGTCCCTGGCAGCGCCTTTGGCGCTGCTGGCGAAGGGTTTGTACGCTGCGCCTACTGCACAGCCCAGGAGAAGATCGAAGAGGCATTGATACGCATCGAGCGTTTTGTCAAACGACATGTTTGA
- the gatB gene encoding Asp-tRNA(Asn)/Glu-tRNA(Gln) amidotransferase subunit GatB, with the protein MATLSAVDYEVVIGLEVHAQLLTASKMFCRCSADYADAAPNTHNCPICMGMPGVLPVINEQAVEYTVMTALALNCTIPSFSKFDRKNYFYPDLPKGYQISQYDIPLSRNGYLTIRLKDEEKRIGIHRVHLEEDTGRLLHRVGPDGVSYSLVDLNRAGVPLMEIVSEPDIRSAEEARLYLQKLRTTLVYLGVSSGRMEEGSLRCDANISVRPAGDSRLGVKTEIKNMNSFRSVQHALEYEAARQIAILREGGKISQETRGWVEGRGITVSQRSKEQAHDYRYFPEPDLPPLVLSQEWVDSVRAKMPELPDAKRQRFMQHYGLNAYDAELLTAERALADYFEQAVADASQGTLPGRAKALANWITGDLLRLLNAAGQEISACPVTPAGLAQLVDLLAQERISGSQAKDVLEKSFATGGQPAEIVEAEGIAQISDQAELERMIEEVITANPKAVEDFQRGKESSVTWLIGQVMKRSAGRAKPALVRRLLLEKLQHKSS; encoded by the coding sequence ATGGCGACACTATCTGCTGTGGATTATGAAGTGGTAATCGGGTTGGAGGTACACGCCCAACTCCTGACCGCGAGCAAAATGTTCTGCCGGTGCAGTGCTGACTACGCTGATGCAGCGCCCAATACCCATAACTGCCCGATCTGTATGGGCATGCCTGGGGTGCTGCCAGTCATCAACGAACAGGCCGTAGAGTATACGGTCATGACGGCTCTGGCGCTCAACTGTACCATTCCCTCTTTCTCAAAGTTCGACCGCAAGAACTACTTTTATCCCGATTTGCCCAAGGGCTACCAGATCTCGCAATATGATATTCCACTGAGCCGCAATGGTTATCTGACCATCAGGCTAAAGGATGAGGAAAAGCGCATCGGCATTCATCGCGTTCACCTCGAAGAAGACACCGGGCGGCTGCTTCACCGTGTTGGGCCGGATGGCGTCTCGTACAGCCTGGTAGACCTCAACCGCGCTGGCGTGCCGCTGATGGAGATCGTCAGCGAGCCAGATATTCGCTCAGCCGAAGAGGCGCGCCTCTATCTGCAAAAGCTGCGGACTACGCTCGTCTACCTGGGCGTCTCCTCGGGGCGCATGGAAGAGGGCAGCCTGCGCTGCGACGCAAACATCTCTGTCCGACCCGCCGGGGACTCGCGGTTGGGCGTCAAGACCGAAATCAAAAACATGAACTCGTTCCGCTCGGTGCAGCACGCGCTGGAGTACGAAGCGGCGCGGCAAATTGCCATACTGCGCGAGGGCGGGAAGATCTCTCAGGAGACGCGCGGCTGGGTGGAGGGCAGAGGGATAACGGTCTCTCAGCGCAGCAAAGAGCAGGCGCACGATTATCGCTACTTTCCAGAGCCGGACTTACCGCCCCTGGTGCTGAGCCAGGAATGGGTGGACAGCGTGCGCGCTAAAATGCCGGAACTTCCCGACGCCAAGCGCCAGCGTTTCATGCAGCACTACGGCCTCAATGCCTATGACGCCGAGCTATTGACAGCGGAACGGGCGCTGGCCGATTATTTTGAGCAGGCTGTTGCCGACGCTTCTCAGGGAACATTGCCTGGGCGCGCCAAGGCGCTGGCAAACTGGATCACTGGCGATCTTTTGCGTCTGCTGAACGCCGCCGGTCAGGAGATCAGCGCCTGCCCGGTGACGCCTGCGGGCCTGGCCCAGCTCGTTGATCTGCTGGCCCAGGAACGGATCAGCGGCAGCCAAGCCAAAGACGTGCTGGAAAAATCGTTTGCCACCGGCGGGCAGCCAGCAGAAATTGTGGAGGCGGAGGGTATTGCTCAAATCAGTGATCAAGCTGAGTTGGAGCGCATGATAGAGGAGGTAATTACAGCCAATCCAAAAGCGGTAGAGGATTTCCAGCGAGGCAAGGAATCTTCAGTCACCTGGCTGATCGGCCAGGTCATGAAACGAAGCGCCGGACGCGCGAAGCCCGCCCTGGTACGTCGGCTGCTGCTGGAAAAATTGCAACACAAATCGTCGTAG